The following coding sequences are from one Coffea arabica cultivar ET-39 chromosome 11e, Coffea Arabica ET-39 HiFi, whole genome shotgun sequence window:
- the LOC113716678 gene encoding casparian strip membrane protein 1, whose product METKTKAVKLEAGEASRAKGSRGVSIFDLILRIVAIVGTLGSAIAMGTTSETLPFFSQFVQFQAQYDDFTTFTLFVIVNAIVCGYLALSLPLSIYHIIRSRAAKSRVLLIFLDTTMLALLTAGASAAAGIVYLAHNGNSSANWFAICQQFQDFCQRASGSLIGSFVAVVSIVLLVILSGIALSRN is encoded by the exons ATGGAAACAAAAACGAAGGCAGTGAAACTTGAGGCTGGTGAAGCATCCAGAGCAAAGGGAAGTAGAGGAGTCTCAATATTTGATCTCATTCTGCGGATTGTTGCAATTGTTGGCACATTAGGAAGCGCGATTGCCATGGGAACCACTAGTGAAACTCTTCCCTTCTTCAGTCAGTTCGTACAGTTCCAAGCTCAGTATGACGATTTTACTACCTTCAC ACTCTTCGTGATTGTGAATGCAATTGTATGTGGATATCTTGCTCTTTCACTTCCGCTCTCCATCTACCACATTATCAGGAGCAGGGCAGCAAAGAGTAGAGTTCTACTGATCTTCTTGGACACG ACAATGCTAGCTCTTCTAACCGCGGGAGCCTCAGCAGCAGCAGGCATAGTGTACTTGGCGCATAACGGGAATTCATCAGCCAACTGGTTTGCAATTTGCCAGCAATTCCAGGACTTCTGTCAGCGCGCCTCTGGATCTTTGATTGGTTCTTTCGTTGCAGTGGTTTCCATCGTTCTGCTTGTCATTTTGTCTGGCATAGCACTATCTAGGAACTAA
- the LOC140004048 gene encoding photosynthetic NDH subunit of lumenal location 2, chloroplastic-like, with translation MHTITSSLMNSTPLFNSQFKISPKNHQNACRLLPRIQATLAPEENTMTLRRKVVTAFLSTSVAAGVQGLGNTTPPAMAENWGTRSFIWEKFFEPDLSPEDAAARIRQTAQGLHSLREMLEAMSWNYVLMYIRQKQSYLSKDMKNAIVTIPRGRWKSYIATANELVDNMAEFDIYVRTPKVYESYLYYEKTLKSIDDLVALLA, from the exons ATGCACACAATCACTAGTAGCCTCATGAACTCTACACCTTTATTCAATTCTCAATTCAAGATAtcacccaaaaatcatcaaaatgcaTGCCGGCTGCTCCCAAGAATCCAAGCAACCTTAGCTCCTGAAGAGAATACAATGACCCTCAGAAGAAAAGTCGTCACAGCATTTCTATCAACTTCAGTAGCAGCAGGAGTGCAGGGGTTGGGCAACACAACCCCACCAGCAATGGCTGAGAATTGGGGCACACGTTCATTCATATGGGAGAAGTTCTTTGAGCCAGACTTGTCCCCCGAGGATGCAGCTGCCCGAATTCGGCAGACTGCTCAAGGACTTCATAGCCTCAGGGAAATGCTGGAGGCCATGTCATGGAACTATGTCCTGATGTATATACGTCAGAAGCAATCCTATCTTTCTAAGgacatgaaaaatgcaatcgtTACCATCCCAAGAGGCAGGTGGAAGTCCTACATTGCGACTGCTAATGAATTGGTTGATAACATGGCTGAG TTCGATATTTATGTTCGAACGCCCAAGGTATATGAATCGTATTTGTACTATGAGAAGACGCTCAAGTCCATAGACGATCTCGTGGCATTACTAGCATAG
- the LOC113716675 gene encoding cytochrome P450 704B1, producing MEERAKNHLISTPLDRKYPPAHDDSDDNYRNSMETLIFVACMVILVSWVLIHRLKQRNVKGCPKTWPLVGAAIEQLLNYDQMHDWILKYLAQSRTVVVPMPFTTYTYIADPTNVEHVLKTNFGNYPKGATYHSYMEVLLGNGIFNVDGELWRKQRKTASFEFASRNLRDFSTVVFREYSLKLSEILSKASLQKQEIDMQELLMRMTLDSICKVGFGAEIGTLAPDLPDNRFAQAFDTANIIVTLRFIDPLWKIKKFLNVGSEAVLDQSIKIIDDFTYSVIRRRKAELEEAQGANKDAKIKHDILSRFIELSKDPDNHMTDKSLRDVVLNFVIAGRDTTATTLSWAIYMIMTHEDVAEKIYEELKTLEESRAKEENIILHPYQRDDFESFNKRVMQFAGLLNYESLGRLFYLHAVITETLRLYPAVPQDPKGILEDDILPDGTRVKAGGMVTYVPYSMGRMEYNWGPDAASFKPERWLKEGCFQSASPFKFTAFQAGPRICLGKDSAYLQMKMALAILCRFYRFKLIPGHVVKYRMMTILSMAHGLKVSVSRHPEAP from the exons ATGGAAGAAAGGGCCAAAAACCATCTAATCTCCACTCCTTTAGATCGAAAGTACCCTCCAGCTCATGACGACAGTGATGATAACTACAGAAACAGCATGGAGACATTGATCTTTGTTGCTTGCATGGTTATCTTAGTATCATGGGTTCTCATTCACAGGTTGAAGCAAAGGAATGTGAAGGGCTGTCCCAAAACGTGGCCATTGGTAGGCGCTGCCATCGAACAGCTGTTGAACTATGACCAAATGCACGACTGGATCCTCAAATATCTTGCTCAGTCAAGAACTGTCGTGGTCCCAATGCCGTTTACCACTTACACTTACATTGCTGATCCAACGAATGTGGAACATGTTCTCAAAACCAACTTCGGGAATTATCCAAAG GGGGCCACATATCATTCGTATATGGAAGTGTTGCTTGGTAATGGAATCTTTAATGTTGATGGAGAGCTGTGGAGAAAGCAAAGGAAGACAGCAAGCTTTGAGTTCGCTTCCAGGAACTTGAGGGATTTCAGTACAGTTGTCTTCAGAGAGTATAGTCTTAAACTTTCTGAAATTCTGAGCAAGGCATCTCTCCAGAAACAGGAAATAGATATGCAG GAATTGTTGATGAGGATGACTTTGGACTCCATTTGCAAAGTGGGATTTGGTGCAGAAATAGGAACATTGGCCCCTGACTTGCCAGATAATCGCTTTGCACAAGCATTTGACACTGCAAACATAATTGTGACTCTACGATTTATCGATCCTCtgtggaaaataaagaaatttctcAATGTGGGATCAGAAGCTGTTCTCGACCAGAGTATAAAAATTATTGATGACTTCACGTACTCCGTTATAAGGAGAAGAAAGGCTGAGCTAGAAGAAGCTCAGGGGGCAAATAAGGATGCCAAG ATTAAGCATGACATCTTGTCAAGATTTATCGAGCTCAGCAAAGATCCCGACAACCATATGACTGACAAAAGCCTAAGAGATGTTGTACTGAATTTTGTGATCGCTGGTCGCGACACCACGGCCACAACACTTTCTTGGGCTATATACATGATAATGACTCATGAAGATGTAGCAGAGAAGATTTACGAAGAACTAAAAACTCTAGAGGAATCCAgggcaaaagaagaaaatatcATATTGCATCCGTATCAGAGAGATGATTTTGAATCATTCAATAAGAGAGTAATGCAATTTGCAGGACTCCTCAATTATGAGTCCTTAGGCAGACTATTTTACTTGCATGCTGTGATTACAGAAACACTTCGATTATATCCAGCTGTTCCTCAG GATCCCAAGGGCATCCTGGAAGATGACATTTTACCAGATGGAACCAGGGTAAAAGCAGGAGGAATGGTAACATATGTTCCATACTCCATGGGGAGAATGGAGTACAATTGGGGTCCTGATGCAGCTTCATTTAAGCCGGAGAGATGGCTCAAGGAAGGATGCTTCCAAAGTGCATCTCCTTTCAAATTCACCGCCTTTCAG GCTGGGCCAAGAATATGCCTTGGGAAGGATTCAGCATACTTACAGATGAAGATGGCACTTGCAATCCTATGCAGATTCTACAGGTTCAAACTGATTCCAGGGCATGTTGTGAAGTATAGGATGATGACAATTCTATCGATGGCACATGGATTAAAAGTATCAGTTTCAAGACATCCTGAAGCACCTTGA